The segment TCTGGCCGTCGACGTTGTATAGGCCCACCGGCTCGCCATCGAAATCCACCGCCGCCTTGGCGCCCGCGGGAACCGATTCGATTGGGCCGACGTCCACGTAGCCGCCCGCCGCCTGCCCTGGTTGGGTCACGCCTCAGATTCCCGTCGCGCCGTCGTTGCTCGCCGCGGGCGCGGTCAGGACCTCGCGCAGCACGTCGCGCACGCCGTCGTGGGGCACGCGGTCCAGCACCGCCTCGAAATAGCCCTCCACGATCAGCTCTCGCGCTTGCGCCTGGGTGAGGCCGCGGGAGCACAGGTAGTACAGGTGGCTCGGCTCCAGCGTCGACGTGGTCGCGCCGTGGGTGCAGCGCACATCGTCCGCCATGATCTCGAGCCGTGGAATCGAGTCGGCGCGCGTGCCGCTGTTCAGCAGCAAGTTGCGGTTGTTTTGGTAGGCGTTGGTGCGTTGGGCTTTGGGATCTACCACGATCGTGCCGGCGTAGACCGAGCGCGCCCGGCCGTCGAGCACCCCGGCGAATAGCAGGTCGCTCGTGCCATCCGGCGCCAGGTGACCCTGCGTGGTGTGGTGATCCACGAACTGCCGGCTGCCAAGCCGGAAGGCCCCGTTCATCACCACGCTGGCGCCGGGTTCGGTCAGGCTCGCCTCGACGCGGGCCTTGTGAAATCGTCCCCCGACGGTCACGTTGGTGCTGGTGAACGTGGCGTCGCGGCCCACGACGGCGTGCTGCGACAGGATCGATCGCGTGCCGGGCGACAGGCCCTGAACGTGGGTGAAGGTGAGGTGGGAGCCGGATTCGGCGAACAGCTCGGTCGCCCCATTGACGAGCGCCGGCGCGTCGGTCGCCGCGTCTGCCCACCACTCCACGATTGTCGCCTGCGCGCCTTCGCCGAGCGAGGCCAGCACGTGCGGCTGCCGCAGCGCGGCGTCGTCACAGGCCACCACCAGAATCGGTTGCGCCAGCGCAGCGCCCCGCGGCACGTGCACCAGGGCGCCGCCCTGCCACAGCGCCGCGTTGAGGGCTTGAAACTTGCCTTGCTCCGGGGTGATGGCGGTCGTGCTCAGGCGTTCGCGCACCAGCTCCGGGTGCGTGCGCGCGGCCTTCGCCAGGTCCAGCGCCACCACGCCCGCGTCACGGGCCTCCGGGCTGATGTCGACCACGCGAGCGCCGCCGGCGCTTAACAGCAGCGTGACGCTGGGCGCCAGCGCTGCCGCGGGCACCGTTGAAGGCACTCGGCCAACGCCATCCAGCGGCGGCGCCGGCGTCAGCGACTCCCACCGCAGCCACCGCAAATCGGTGCGCCGCCACTCCTCGTCGGTGCGTCCGGGGTTCGGCGTCGCCTCGTAGACGTCCCACGCGGCTCGGCGGTGCGCGCGAAGCCAGTCCGGCTCCTGACCCGAGTCGGCGACCTCGTCCACCGCGCGACGCGTCAAACCTGGCGCCCGCGCGTCAATCGCCATGCGCGAGCGTCCTTCGTTGGTCACCGGCCCGGATGCTGAGCCTGCTCGGGTCCAGTCGGGCTATCCGATCGAGCCTTCCATTTGCAGCTCGATCAGGCGATTCATCTCGACGGCGTATTCCATCGGCAGCTCGCGCACGATGGGCTCGATGAAGCCGCTCACCACCATCGCCATGGCCTGCTCTTCGGTCAGCCCGCGGCTCATCAGGTAGAAAAGCTGCTGCTCGCCGATCTTGCTCACCGTGGCCTCGTGTTGCACGGCGGTGTTGCTTTCCTCGATATCCATGTAGGGATAGGTGTCCGACCGCGACTCGTCGTCGAACAGCAGCGCGTCGCACACCACGTTCGACTTCGAGCGCTCCGCGCCCGGCAGCACGCTCACGTGGCCGCGGTAGCCGGCGCGACCGCCGGCCCGGCTGATCGACTTGGACGTGATGATCGACGACGTGTCCGGCGCGGCGTGCACCATCTTGGCCCCGGCGTCCTGGTGCTGACCCTCGCTCGCGAAGGCGATCGACAGCACCTCGCCGTGCGCGCCAGGCTCCATCAGGTAGACCGCCGGGTACTTCATGGTGACCTTGCTGCCCAGGTTGCCGTCGATCCACTCCATGGTCGCGTCGCGGTAGGCCACCGCGCGCTTCGTCACCAGGTTGAAGACATCCGTCGACCAGTTCTGGATCGTCGTGTAGCGGCAGCGCGCGCCTTCCTTGACGACGATCTCGACCACCGCCGAGTGCAGCGAGTCCGTGGCGTAGATCGGCGCCGTGCAGCCCTCGACGTAGTGCACGTAGGCGCCCGGCTCAACGACGATCAGGGTGCGCTCGAACTGCCCCATGTTCTCCGCGTTGATGCGGAAATACGCCTGCAGCGGCACCTCGACCTTCACGCCGGCCGGGACGTAGACGAAGCTCCCGCCGCTCCACACCGCGCTGTTGAGCGCCGCAAACTTGTTGTCGCCGTTGGGAATGATCGTGCCGAAGTACTCGCGCACGATGTCCGGGTGCTCGCGCAGCCCCGAGTCCATGTCCAGGAACACCACGCCCTCGCGCTCCAGGTCCTCGCGGATGCTGTGGTAGACGACTTCCGAGTCGTACTGCGCGCCCACGCCGGCCAGGAACTTGCGCTCCGCCTCGGGAATGCCCAGGCGGTCGAACGTGTTCTTGATGTCGTCCGGCACGTCGTCCCAACTGCGCGCCTGCCGGTCTTGGGGGCGGATGTAGTAGTAAATGTCGTCGAAGTCGATGCGTGACAGGTCGGCGCCCCAGGTCGGCACCGGCTTGCGCTCGAACTGCTGCAGCGACTCCAGCCGGAACTCGAGCATCCACTCCGGCTCATCCTTCTGGCGGGAGATCTCACGCACGATGTCGGCGCTGAGCCCCTTGGGCGACTTGTAGACCGGCTTGATGTCGTCATGGAACCCGAACTTGTAGCTATCGAGACCAATGTCCGCCGACTTCACCGCCATTCGCTATGCCTCCTGTGCCGCGGTCATGGCCTCGTAGCCGCTCTCGTCAAGCTCCAGTGCGAGTTGCTTGTCGCCGGTGCGCGCGATGCGTCCGTCGATGAGCACGTGCACCACGTCCGGCACGATGTAGTTCAGCAGCCGCTGGTAGTGCGTGATGACCAGGGTGGCCATGTCCGCGCCGCGCAGCGTATTGACCCCGTCGGCCACGATGCGCAGGGCGTCGATGTCCAGGCCCGAGTCCGTCTCGTCGAGGATGGCGAGTTCAGGCTGCAGCACCGCCATTTGCAGGATTTCGTTGCGCTTCTTCTCCCCGCCGGAGAAGCCCTCGTTCAGGTAGCGGCTGGCGAACTTCATGTCCATGCGCAGCAGCCGCATTTTCTCCATCATCAGCCGGCGAAACTCCATGGCCGAGATTTCGTCCTCGCGCTGCGCGTTGAGCGCCATGCGCAGGAAGTTGGACACGCGCACGCCGGTGATCTCGGACGGGTACTGAAACGCCATGAACATGCCCAGCCGCGCGCGCTCGTCGGTGGCCAGCTCCAGGATGTCCTGGCCCTTGAACGTCACGCTGCCGCCGGTGACCTCGAATGCGGGGTGGCCCATCAGCGTGTTGGCCAGGGTGCTCTTGCCCGAGCCATTGGGGCCCATGAGCGCATGCACCTCGCCCTTGGGCACGTGCAAATCGATGCCCTTGAGAATCGGCATACCGTCGACGTTGACGTGCAAGTCTTGGATGACAAGCGCGTCGGCGCCGCTGCCGTTATGCATGTTGCAGCCTCGGTCGTCGCAGGTTAGTGAGGTCCTCTCCGGCTCCGGGGCGTCGGATAAGTCGGGGCGCACAACGCCCGGAGCCACCTAATCGAAGCTATCACCGCGTACCGTTCGCCCGCAAATATAGACAGGAATTTCTGCGAAAAAGCCAAGGCAATCAGCGAACAAACTCCTTCCCCCTGGAAGGAGACCGTCAAAAAGTCCGGTAGGGGCGGGTCTCAGACCCGCCCGACGCCGAGCATCCGGTCCAACCACCCACCCCACTACGCACCCACCGCCCTGGTTTCGTAGGCTTGGGCCGATACGCGAACGGCGATGGCGGCCGCAGGTGGCCGGCACGGCGTACGCACCCCAAGGAGCCATGGCACACCAGCGAACCCGACCCCGCGCCGAGTGGCAGGAGCAGTTGGCCAAGGGCGTGCGAGACGTGCGCGAGATCCCCGGCCTCACCGAGGAGCAGTACCAGCAGCTCGAGGCCATCGACGAGGAATATCCCTTCTTCACCACGCCCTACTACCTCAGCCTGATTGAGAAGTGGGACGCCAGCGACCCCATCTTCCTGCAGCAGATGCCGGACGCGCGGGAGTTCGAGAACCCCAACTTCCTCGAAGACGACCCGCTCGACGAGGAAGACGACATGCCGGTGCCGCACCTCACGCACCGCTACCCCGACCGCGTGCTGTTCGTGGTCACGCACACCTGCGCCATGTACTGCCGCTTCTGCACCCGCAAGCGCAAGGTGGGCAAGAACCCGGTGCCGCGGCCCGAGGAGCTCCAGCGCGCCATCGACTACATCGCCGAGCATGAGGAGATCCGGGACGTCCTGCTCAGCGGCGGCGACCCGCTCACCCTCACCGACTCCGCGCTCGAATGGATCGTCAGCCGCCTGCGCGCGATTCCGCACGTGGAGCTCATCCGCATCGGCAGCAAGATTCCGTGCGTCAACCCCGAGCGCGTCACGCCCGAGCTCTGCCGGATGCTGGCCAAATATCACCCGTTCTACGTGAACACCCACTTCAACCACCCGCGCGAGCTCACGCCCGAGGCCGTGCGCGCCTGCGGCTTGCTGGTCGATCACGGCATTCCGGTGGGCTGCCAGACCGTGCTGCTGCGCGGCGTCAACGACGATCCCGAGGTGATGAAGGAGCTCATGCACGCGCTGCTCAAGGCCCGCGTCAAGCCGTACTACATCTATCAGGCCGACCTGGTGAAGGGCACCGACTACTTCCGCACCTCGGTGCAGAAGGGGCTTGAGATCATCGAGTCGCTGCAGGGGCACACCACCGGCTTCGGCGTGCCCACCTATGTCATCGACGCTCCCGGCGGCGGGGGCAAGATTCCCGTGACCCCCGATCGCATCGTGCGGCTCACCGACGACTCCATCACGTTGCGCAATTTCGAGGGCGGCGTCTACGAATACCCCGCGCACGGCTACTCGCGGGACCACGCGGATGGCGACGCGGCCGGCGGCAACGGCGACCCCGAGTCTGCCCGCGCATACCCGATCTACGACTAGCCAACCTCCGGACAAGTCCCCTTCCCGCAGGAAGGAGACCGTTGCGTAACCCCTCCAATGAAGATTGGCGATCAGGTCCGGTCCCCTCTCCTTGATGGGAGAGGGTTAGGGTGAGGGTGATCCCGGGCTTGGGAGTGGGATGTCGACCGTATATGCAAAGGTCTCCTGGAAGGGTGAAAGTTTGGCTGGAGGTCAGCGCCTGACGTTCCAGGTGGGCCCGTTCGGCCGCCCCGTCGCGGACGGCTTCGAATACCGACACTACGAGGAGTTCTTCGGATTTTCCCTCCGCGATCGGCCGTCGCGGCCGTGACGACGCCACCCGGCGAACGGATCCAATGCGCATAACCCGGCTCGGCGACACCGGCTGGTCGGTGGTCGCCCTCTTTGCGGCGTTTGCCTTCGTGTCGTTCAGCACGGCCGTCATCGGGCCGGTGCTCGGTCAGCTCGACGACGAATTCGGGGTCAGCTACGCATCCTTGGGATTGATCGCCGGCATGCAGGCGCTCGGCCGCGGGCTGGCCATGATTCCGGCCGGCCGCGTGGCCGATCGATACCCGCCGCGCCTGCTGGTGAGCCTTGGCGGGGTGCTGATGGTCCTCGGCTCCCTGGCGTCCGCGGCCGCGCCGGTCTATCCAATCTTGGTATTCGGCACGGCCGTGATCGGCGTCTCCATGGCCTTGATCTTCACCGCCGGGATGGCCCACCTGATCCGCAGCGCGCCGACCGGGGAGCGCGGGCGCACGATGGGCCGCGCCATGGCCGGGTGGGGGCTGGGTTCGCTGCTCGCCCCGCTCGCCGCCGGGGCCCTCGCCAGCGCCTTCGGTTGGCGCTCGGTCTTCATTTTGGCGGCCGTGCTCAGCGTGGTCGTGGTGCCCCTCGGGTTGAGCATTCGCGGCGCCCTGCCCCGTCCGCCTGAGCTCTCGCCGTCCGAACCGCAGCGTCGCTGGGCGTTGGGCCTGACCCGGCGTCTGGTTCCGGTCGTGGTCGTCAGCGCTCTCATCTGGGGCAGCGGCAGCGCGATCATGCGGCTGGTGCTTCCCCTCTATGGCAGCGAAGGCGCGCAGCTGACCCCCGCGCTCATCGGCGGCTGGCTCAGCCTCTTCGCCGCCGTCACGTTCGGCCTCATGCTCGTCAGCGGCACCATTCTCGACCGGCTCGGACGTCTGACGGTGCTGATGCTGGCCGCGATTCCCGGATTGCTCGGCGGCTTCGTCCTGCTCCTGCCCATCGGCCTGCTGCCGTTCGTCCTGTTCGGCCTCACGAAGGCCGGCATCGGCTTCTCGATGCCCTTGATCCCCGTCCTCGTCGCCGACCGATCCCCGCCGGCGCACGTCGGACGTTCCATGGGGATCGTCCAATTCCTGACGGATATCGTGAACCTTACGCTGCCGCTGGCGCTCGGCGCGCTGCTCGACGTGAGCGGCTTCGGCGCCGTGGGAATCTTCTTCGTCGTCGCATTCGCAGCCGCTGCCATCATCGGCGCGCGCGTCATCGCCGCCAATCCGCGGCAACCGTCCGAAGCCGAACCCGACACGACCGTCCCGGCCGCCGATCCCGCCTCGCCGCCCGTGGCCTGACCCTGCGCCCGCGGCCGATCTGGTAGGGGCGTCCCCCCGTGGACGCCCATGGATCTCCGCCGCAACCGCTTCTCAACGAGACGCGACACCGCGAGCTGCTCTGGGCTGTCACCAGCGATTGGGTGACGCTCCGCCCCACGGGCAGCCACAAGGGCTGCCCCTACATCCGCTATTCCCTGTAGGGGCGTCCCTTGTGGGCGCCCCGTTGACCATCTCGGGAAGAAATCTCGACTAGGGAATCGCCGCCCCGCGAATGCCTGTCCGCGTCACATTGCGCCGGCGTCAATGAGGATCTGCTCGATCTCGGGGTGATCGTAGAACCCGGCGACGCCCAAGGGTGATCGGCCGTCGGCGTCCGGCGCATTCACGTCGGCGCCGGCATCGACGAGGATTCGCACGATGGCGGTATGCCCCCGCCAGACTGCTTCATGGAGAAGCGGGTCTCCCTCGGCGTCCTTCGCGTTCACGTCGGCCCCAGCGCTAACCAGGATCCGCGTGATATTCACGTGGTCCCGCCAGATCGCCTCGCGGAGCAACGGTTCGCCGTCCGCGTCCTTCGCGTCCACGTCGGCGCCTGCGTCAACCAGGATCTGGGCGATCGCCCCGTGGTCCCGCCAGATCGCCCCGCGGAGTACCGGGTCTCCGTCACTGTCGTTGACGTTCACGTAGGCGCCCGCGTCGGTGAGGATGCGCACGATCTCCACGTGGTCTCGCCAGATCGCTTCGCGGATGAGGGGATCGCCGTCCGAAGTCCGCGCGTTGACCGTAGCGTCGCCCGCGACGAGCCGCCGCACCCGGTCCGTCTCGCCCCGCCAGACGGCTGAGTAAAGGGCGGAACCGACGAGAGGAAACGAGGACGAGTCAACGAACGGCATCACGGCAGGCCCCGGAGGCCGCGCCCCGCCCGCCGGCTCGATCACCGTGTAGCCCAGCTCACGTAGTCCGCGAATGGCCGAGTTGCGCTGGTCCTGCGCCCAGGTTACGCACGGGTCCCAGCCGCGCCGCTCGGCGAAGCCGCG is part of the Chloroflexota bacterium genome and harbors:
- the sufD gene encoding Fe-S cluster assembly protein SufD, giving the protein MAIDARAPGLTRRAVDEVADSGQEPDWLRAHRRAAWDVYEATPNPGRTDEEWRRTDLRWLRWESLTPAPPLDGVGRVPSTVPAAALAPSVTLLLSAGGARVVDISPEARDAGVVALDLAKAARTHPELVRERLSTTAITPEQGKFQALNAALWQGGALVHVPRGAALAQPILVVACDDAALRQPHVLASLGEGAQATIVEWWADAATDAPALVNGATELFAESGSHLTFTHVQGLSPGTRSILSQHAVVGRDATFTSTNVTVGGRFHKARVEASLTEPGASVVMNGAFRLGSRQFVDHHTTQGHLAPDGTSDLLFAGVLDGRARSVYAGTIVVDPKAQRTNAYQNNRNLLLNSGTRADSIPRLEIMADDVRCTHGATTSTLEPSHLYYLCSRGLTQAQARELIVEGYFEAVLDRVPHDGVRDVLREVLTAPAASNDGATGI
- the sufB gene encoding Fe-S cluster assembly protein SufB encodes the protein MAVKSADIGLDSYKFGFHDDIKPVYKSPKGLSADIVREISRQKDEPEWMLEFRLESLQQFERKPVPTWGADLSRIDFDDIYYYIRPQDRQARSWDDVPDDIKNTFDRLGIPEAERKFLAGVGAQYDSEVVYHSIREDLEREGVVFLDMDSGLREHPDIVREYFGTIIPNGDNKFAALNSAVWSGGSFVYVPAGVKVEVPLQAYFRINAENMGQFERTLIVVEPGAYVHYVEGCTAPIYATDSLHSAVVEIVVKEGARCRYTTIQNWSTDVFNLVTKRAVAYRDATMEWIDGNLGSKVTMKYPAVYLMEPGAHGEVLSIAFASEGQHQDAGAKMVHAAPDTSSIITSKSISRAGGRAGYRGHVSVLPGAERSKSNVVCDALLFDDESRSDTYPYMDIEESNTAVQHEATVSKIGEQQLFYLMSRGLTEEQAMAMVVSGFIEPIVRELPMEYAVEMNRLIELQMEGSIG
- the sufC gene encoding Fe-S cluster assembly ATPase SufC, with product MHNGSGADALVIQDLHVNVDGMPILKGIDLHVPKGEVHALMGPNGSGKSTLANTLMGHPAFEVTGGSVTFKGQDILELATDERARLGMFMAFQYPSEITGVRVSNFLRMALNAQREDEISAMEFRRLMMEKMRLLRMDMKFASRYLNEGFSGGEKKRNEILQMAVLQPELAILDETDSGLDIDALRIVADGVNTLRGADMATLVITHYQRLLNYIVPDVVHVLIDGRIARTGDKQLALELDESGYEAMTAAQEA
- a CDS encoding KamA family radical SAM protein, whose product is MAHQRTRPRAEWQEQLAKGVRDVREIPGLTEEQYQQLEAIDEEYPFFTTPYYLSLIEKWDASDPIFLQQMPDAREFENPNFLEDDPLDEEDDMPVPHLTHRYPDRVLFVVTHTCAMYCRFCTRKRKVGKNPVPRPEELQRAIDYIAEHEEIRDVLLSGGDPLTLTDSALEWIVSRLRAIPHVELIRIGSKIPCVNPERVTPELCRMLAKYHPFYVNTHFNHPRELTPEAVRACGLLVDHGIPVGCQTVLLRGVNDDPEVMKELMHALLKARVKPYYIYQADLVKGTDYFRTSVQKGLEIIESLQGHTTGFGVPTYVIDAPGGGGKIPVTPDRIVRLTDDSITLRNFEGGVYEYPAHGYSRDHADGDAAGGNGDPESARAYPIYD
- a CDS encoding MFS transporter; this translates as MRITRLGDTGWSVVALFAAFAFVSFSTAVIGPVLGQLDDEFGVSYASLGLIAGMQALGRGLAMIPAGRVADRYPPRLLVSLGGVLMVLGSLASAAAPVYPILVFGTAVIGVSMALIFTAGMAHLIRSAPTGERGRTMGRAMAGWGLGSLLAPLAAGALASAFGWRSVFILAAVLSVVVVPLGLSIRGALPRPPELSPSEPQRRWALGLTRRLVPVVVVSALIWGSGSAIMRLVLPLYGSEGAQLTPALIGGWLSLFAAVTFGLMLVSGTILDRLGRLTVLMLAAIPGLLGGFVLLLPIGLLPFVLFGLTKAGIGFSMPLIPVLVADRSPPAHVGRSMGIVQFLTDIVNLTLPLALGALLDVSGFGAVGIFFVVAFAAAAIIGARVIAANPRQPSEAEPDTTVPAADPASPPVA
- a CDS encoding ankyrin repeat domain-containing protein — protein: MRRILVALGSAGIIAAITAGVVLAQNYEGEEFCQDTPSWPNGTYLGQMHPYHSDFYRGFAERRGWDPCVTWAQDQRNSAIRGLRELGYSVTEPLGGAPPPGPSATLSDAASALAPAVLSPFSAVQPGHAGSGGVAFNVNYEGEEFCQDTPSWPNGTYLGQMHPYHSNFYRGFAERRGWDPCVTWAQDQRNSAIRGLRELGYTVIEPAGGARPPGPAVMPFVDSSSFPLVGSALYSAVWRGETDRVRRLVAGDATVNARTSDGDPLIREAIWRDHVEIVRILTDAGAYVNVNDSDGDPVLRGAIWRDHGAIAQILVDAGADVDAKDADGEPLLREAIWRDHVNITRILVSAGADVNAKDAEGDPLLHEAVWRGHTAIVRILVDAGADVNAPDADGRSPLGVAGFYDHPEIEQILIDAGAM